The following DNA comes from Mycobacteroides immunogenum.
GATCCCAAGCACCTCACCTATCGGGTATCCCATCTGCGTGACATGGTTTCCCACATAAAGTCCCACGCTGTCGGACATGAAGGCGCAGAATTGGTTCGCCATCGGTTCCGGCGCCATGGCCGAGGAAATCCCACACGAGGTGGCACCGAAGACGGACAAGCCCGCCAATATCACCATCGCGAACAACCGGGTCGCAGCGGATGGACACGGCATCAGCAGCGCCTCCCTTCGACCGGAAAGCACAGGTCGGTCGCTAGGAGTTCTGGTGGTGTGCCCGCATTTTGGGCGTCGAGGGTCGTTTGCATCCGCTCGCGGACCCGGCGCAACCATCCGACCAAAGCACCGTTGCGATCGGCGACCGTCTGAAACTCCGAGAGCACCCCCCGAACTCGGTTGATGAAGTCCTGTCGGTGAGTGAAGTAAAAAGGAACCAGTGGATAGATGTCATCCACGACCTTCCCCAAACCCTCGATCGACGACGCGAATCCCGAGCCATAGAGCACAAGCGTTTCCTCAAGGATGGCGACACGAGAAATCAGGTATTCCAGCAGCTTTCGATTGCCGTTTAGGCGGCTGATGTACTCATTGGACATGTCGAGAATGCTGGTGAGCTGACCGCGTTGGCGCTCCAACACCTCGCTGACGCTGTTACCGGCGTCGAGAATCTTCGCCAGAATGTCGGTGTTGTTGCCCGCCAGGCCCTGCTGAATCTGGTTCAGCGACTCGTTGAGCGGCCGGGCAGCCACCTGGTCGGTGATCTTTGTCGCATCAGACAGTGTCCTGATAAGGCTGTACGGCATCGTGACTCGCTCGGTCGGGATGGTCTGTTGCCCGAGAGCACGATCGCCGAGTGGTATCAGCGTGACAAAGTACCCGCCCACGACGGTAAGCATCCGGACCTCGACCTGTGTCTGGTCGCCGACAAACACCTCGTCCTTCATCGAAATCTGCACCCGAACCTGATGGGGTTCGAGCGAGATCCTTTTGACGGTTCCCACGTCGATGCCCGCTACCCGGACCGAATCGCCCGACCTCACCGACGCCACATCGTCGGTATAGAACGTTACGAGCTGTCGGTGCGGCGGCGTGATATACACCCAGCCAACCACGAGGGCCACCACCAGGGCCAGAGAAATCGTTGTCACCCCCAGAAACAATGGATTACGGATAAGTCTCGTCACTGGTTGCATATGACCACCTTGCGTCCGTTGAGGAGCACGTCCATCGGAAGAGGCAGTGCAGCAGGACCTTTGGAACACGCCGCGGGCGTGCCCGCAGCCGGAGGTTCGGGTATGTTCTGCCAGACCACCGGGATGCGCTTCACTCCGTCTATCTCGTTGTAGACGTTGGTGATTGCCTTATCGAAGGCCTTCTCCGGATCCCACCCCGGCTTATAATTGTCGACCACCCACGATCCTGAGTTGAGCCCCAACGCTCCAAGTAGCCGGTTCAGTTCACCCGTGTAGTCCGGGCCATAGACCTCTGATTTCCGGAACTCGTCCAAGACTGTCATCGCG
Coding sequences within:
- a CDS encoding MlaD family protein, whose translation is MTTISLALVVALVVGWVYITPPHRQLVTFYTDDVASVRSGDSVRVAGIDVGTVKRISLEPHQVRVQISMKDEVFVGDQTQVEVRMLTVVGGYFVTLIPLGDRALGQQTIPTERVTMPYSLIRTLSDATKITDQVAARPLNESLNQIQQGLAGNNTDILAKILDAGNSVSEVLERQRGQLTSILDMSNEYISRLNGNRKLLEYLISRVAILEETLVLYGSGFASSIEGLGKVVDDIYPLVPFYFTHRQDFINRVRGVLSEFQTVADRNGALVGWLRRVRERMQTTLDAQNAGTPPELLATDLCFPVEGRRC